Proteins found in one Quercus robur chromosome 2, dhQueRobu3.1, whole genome shotgun sequence genomic segment:
- the LOC126713603 gene encoding uncharacterized protein LOC126713603, with protein MEKSKSLPGYSSSYSGEYGFREQSSSNSYNFNGPCQQGNGFATSTDPELKRKKRIASYNVFTMEGKLKSNVRSSFKWIKNKFSDIRYGV; from the coding sequence ATGGAAAAGAGCAAGTCATTGCCTGGATACTCCTCGTCTTACTCGGGTGAATATGGATTCCGGGAACAATCATCATCAAACTCGTACAACTTTAATGGGCCATGTCAACAGGGAAACGGGTTTGCTACCTCAACTGATCCAGAGctcaagaggaagaagaggattgCGTCTTATAATGTTTTCACCATGGAAGGCAAACTCAAATCAAACGTAAGGAGCAGCTTCAAGTGGATCAAGAACAAGTTCAGCGATATACGTTATGGTGTGTGA